A part of Ziziphus jujuba cultivar Dongzao chromosome 8, ASM3175591v1 genomic DNA contains:
- the LOC107414974 gene encoding protein MOR1 isoform X1 has protein sequence MSEEEKLLKEAKKLPWEDRLFHKNWKVRNEANIDLASVCDSITDPKDGRLREFGPFFRKTVADSNAPVQEKALDALIAYLRAADADAGRYAKEVCDAVVAKCLTGRPKTVEKAQAIFLLWVELEAVEAFLDAMEKAIKNKVAKAVVPAVDVMFQALSEFGSKILPPKRILKMLPELFDHQDQNVRACSKGLTLELCRWIGKDPVKSILFEKMRDTMKKELEAELVNVTGTARPTRKIRSEQDKEPEKEVMSEAVGAGPSEESTDDAPQEIDEYELIDPVDILTPLEKTGFWDGVKATKWSERKEAVAELTKLASTKKIAPGDFTEICRTLKKLITDVNIAVAVEAVQAIGNLARGLRTHFSGGSRFLLPVLLEKLKEKKPALAEALTQTLQAMHKAGCLSLVDIVEDVRTAVKNKVPLVRSLTLNWITFCIETSNKAIVLKVHKDYVPILMECLNDGTPEVRDAAFSALAAIAKLVGMRPLERSLEKLDDVRRKKLSDMIMGSEGGTSTGTTTSSAAVQTSGVAVPSSETSEVSFVRRSAASMLSGKRPVQAAPANKKAGSVKTGATKKGEAPVQQKTSKSVEQPEDVEPAEMSLEEIESRLGSLIQADTISQLKSTAWKERLEAISSFKQQVEGLQGLDQSVELLIRLLCAVPGWSEKNVQVQQQVIEVVTYIASTATKFPKKCVVLCLLGISERVADIKTRIHAMKCLTTLSEAVGPGFIFDRLYKIMKEHKNPKVLSEGLSWMVSAVEDFGISHLKLKDLIDFCKETGLQSSAAATRNATIKLLGALHKFVGPDIKGFLADVKPALLSALDAEYEKNPFEGVSAVPKKTVRATETTSSVSAGGLDGLPREDVSGKITPALLKGLESPDWKVRLESIEAVNKILEEANKRIQPNGTVELFGALKGRLYDSNKNLVMATLTTIGNVASAMGAAVEKSSKGILSDVLKCLGDNKKHMRECTLATLDSWLSAVHLDKMVPYIAAALTDTKLGAEGRKDLFEWLSRQLSGLSDFSDAVHLLKPASSAMTDKSSDVRKAAEMCIIEILRVSAQETVEKMVKDIHGPALTLVVERLKPYGAFQESLESTKATAMGPTSRSVPKGGKSAASNGVLKHGNKAVSSRITATRASRPELIMSVQDIAIQSQALINVKDSNKDDRERMVVRRFKFEEPRIEQIQDLENDMMRYFREDLHRRLLSTDFKKQVDGLEMLQKALPSTGKEIVEVLDILLKWFVLQFCKSNTTCLLKVLEFLPELFDTLRDEGHSLSESEAAIFFPCLIEKLGHNIEKVREKMRELTKQIVQTYSAAKSFPYILEGLRSKNNRTRIECADLVGYLIDHHGAEISGQLKSLQIVASLTAERDGETRKAALNALATGYKILGEDIWRYVGKLTDAQKSMLDDRFKWKVREMEKRKEGKPGEARAALRRSVREIGSEIAEQSGEVIRSVSGPILARKNYGHPELHMDRQLMPRVLAGGSGPTDWNEALDIISFGSPEQSVEGMKVVCHELAQATSDPEGSAMDELVKDADRLVSCLANKVAKTFDFSLTGASSRSCKYVLNTLMQTFQNKRLAYAVKESTLDSLITELLLWLLDERVPHMDDGSQLLKALNVLMLKILDNADRTSSFVVLINLLRPLDPSRWPSPATNETFAVRNQKFSDLVVKCLIKLTKVLQSTIYEVDLDRILQSIHLYLQDLGMEEIRRRAGADDKPLRMVKTVLHELVKLRGAAIKGHLSMVPIDMKPQPIILAYIDLNLETLAAARMLTSTGPGGQTHWGDSAANNTSSATHSADAQLKQELAAIFKKIGDKQTCTIGLYELYRITQLYPKVDIFSQLQNASEAFRTYIRDGLAQMEKNAAAGRTPSSLPLSTPPPSSLSISSPEFAPLSPVHTNSLNDAKSLNMKSEPTNFNLPPSFTEDNRASNVVTSRGLTTENSMVDQRNERYISGVTGGTLDAIRERMKNMQLAAAAGNLDTESRSLMYMNDNINQGLSVQIHRATENANVENPIQSGVLPMDEKALSGLQARMERLKSGTIEPM, from the exons ATGTCGGAGGAAGAGAAATTGTTGAAGGAGGCGAAGAAACTTCCATGGGAGGATCGGTTATTTCACAAGAACTGGAAGGTTAGGAACGAGGCTAACATTGACTTGGCTTCCGTCTGCGACTCTATCACCGATCCCAAAGACGGTCGGCTTCGTGAATTTG gtCCCTTTTTTAGGAAGACGGTGGCAGATTCCAATGCGCCGGTGCAAGAGAAGGCGCTTGATGCATTAATTGCCTATTTACGAGCCGCCGATGCTGATGCTGGGAG GTATGCCAAGGAAGTATGTGATGCGGTAGTGGCGAAATGCCTCACGGGTAGGCCCAAGACTGTGGAGAAGGCTCAAGCTATTTTTTTGCTATGGGTTGAATTGGAGGCTGTTGAAGCTTTCTTG GATGCAATGGAGAAAGCTATAAAAAACAAAGTTGCCAAAGCTGTTGTGCCTGCAGTTGATGTTATGTTCCAAGCTTTAAG TGAATTTGGGTCCAAAATCCTTCCTCCAAAGAGGATTTTGAAGATGCTTCCTGAACTTTTTGATCACCAAGATCAAAATGTACGTGCATGTTCTAAAGGACTTACCCTTGAGCTTTGCCGTTGGATAGGGAAAGACCCTGTAAAATCAATACTGTTTGAGAAGATGCGTGACACAATG AAAAAAGAGTTGGAGGCTGAGCTCGTCAATGTAACAGGGACAGCCAGGCCAACTCGCAAAATAAG GTCTGAACAAGACAAGGAGCCGGAAAAGGAAGTCATGTCTGAAGCTGTTGGTGCGGGCCCTTCTGAAGAATCAACAGATGATG CTCCTCAGGAAATAGACGAGTATGAGCTTATTGATCCTGTTGATATATTGACTCCTTTGGAGAAGACTGGATTCTGGGATGGAGTG AAAGCCACAAAGTGGTCAGAACGTAAAGAGGCTGTTGCAGAGCTAACTAAACTTGCTTCAACAAAAAAGATAGCACCTGGTGACTTCACTGAAATATGTCGGACATTAAAGAAG CTTATAACAGATGTGAACATTGCAGTGGCAGTTGAAGCTGTCCAAGCTATTGGCAATCTTGCCCGGGGTCTAAGAACTCATTTCTCCGGGGGCTCACGCTTCTTATTGCCAGTTTTACTT gaaaaattgaaagagaaaaaacctgCTTTGGCCGAGGCACTAACTCAAACACTTCAAGCAATGCATAAGGCTGGTTGTTTAAGTCTTGTTGATATTGTTGAAG ATGTTAGAACGGCAGTGAAAAATAAAGTTCCTCTTGTGCGTTCTTTAACTTTGAACTGGATAACATTTTGTATTGAAACAAGTAACAAGGCCATTGTTTTGAAAGTGCACAAGGATTATGTTCCTATCCTTATGGAG TGCCTCAATGATGGGACCCCTGAAGTGAGAGATGCAGCCTTTTCAGCTCTGGCAGCGATAGCTAAg TTGGTTGGTATGAGACCTTTAGAGAGGTCATTAGAGAAACTTGATGATGTGAGAAGAAAAAAGCTATCTGACATGATTATGGGTTCTGAAGGTGGTACATCTACCGGTACAACTACAAGCTCAG CTGCAGTCCAAACTTCTGGTGTGGCTGTGCCCTCTTCGGAG ACTTCAGAAGTTTCATTTGTTAGAAGGTCAGCAGCAAGCATGCTTAGTGGAAAAAGACCGGTTCAAGCCGCT CCTGCCAACAAAAAAGCAGGTTCTGTTAAAACAGGTGCAACCAAGAAAGGAGAAGCACCTGTACAACAGAAAACTTCTAAATCTGTTGAACAACCAGAAGATGTTGAG CCAGCAGAAATGAGTCTTGAAGAGATTGAAAGCAGATTAGGTTCTCTTATACAGGCGGATACCATTTCCCAATTGAAGAGCACTGCATGGAAAGAACGGCTTGAAG CTATATCTTCATTTAAACAACAAGTGGAAGGTCTGCAGGGCCTTGACCAGTCAGTTGAGTTATTGATTCGATTACTATGTGCTGTCCCTGGTTGGAGTGAGAAAAATGTTCAG GTTCAACAACAGGTTATTGAAGTTGTTACGTACATAGCCTCTACTGCAACAAAATTCCCTAAGAAGTGTGTTGTGCTTTGCCTTCTGG GTATAAGTGAGCGGGTTGCAGATATTAAGACCCGTATTCATGCCATGAAGTGCCTCACTACTTTGTCTGAAGCTGTAGGCCCGGGCTTTATTTTTGATAGA CTATACAAAATCATGAAAGAGCACAAGAATCCTAAGGTTCTAAGTGAGGGTCTATCATGGATGGTTTCAGCAGTAGAAGACTTTGGCATCTCTCATTTGAAACTTAAG GATTTGATTGACTTTTGTAAAGAGACTGGACTGCAATCTAGTGCAGCTGCGACTCGAAATGCAACTATCAAGCTTTTGGGTGCTTTACATAAATTTGTTGGTCCAg acATTAAAGGGTTTCTTGCTGATGTCAAACCTGCACTGCTTAGTGCACTGGATGCTGAGTATGAAAAAAATCCATTTGAG GGGGTTTCAGCTGTTCCAAAGAAAACAGTTCGGGCTACAGAAACTACATCATCAGTCTCTGCTGGTGGGCTGGATGGCCTGCCACGTGAAGATGTTAGTGGAAAGATAACACCTGCTCTGCTGAAAGGCTTGGAAAGTCCAGATTGGAAG GTTCGATTGGAGTCAATTGAAGCTGTGAataaaatcttggaagaggctAATAAGCGCATCCAACCAAATGGAACTG TTGAGTTATTTGGAGCCTTAAAGGGGCGTCTCTATGACAGCAACAAAAATTTAGTCATGGCGACTTTGACAACTATTGGTAATGTTGCATCTGCAATGGGAGCAGCTGTTGAGAAGTCTAGCAAG GGAATTCTATCAGATGTTTTGAAATGTCTGGGCGACAATAAGAAGCATATGAGAGAATGCACTTTGGCTACTTTAGATTCGTGGCTTTCTGCTGTACATCTTgataaaatg GTTCCTTATATTGCGGCAGCTTTGACAGACACCAAGCTTGGCGCAGAAGGGCGTAAGGATCTTTTTGAGTGGTTGTCGAGGCAACTTTCTGGATTAAGTGATTTTTCTGATGCTGTACATCTGCTGAAACCAGCTTCCTCTGCTATGACG GATAAATCCTCTGACGTTCGTAAAGCAGCGGAGATGTGCATTATAGAAATCTTGAGAGTTAGTGCGCAAGAAACT gTTGAGAAGATGGTAAAAGATATTCACGGGCCAGCTTTAACTCTTGTTGTTGAACGGTTGAAGCCTTATGGGGCTTTTCAAG AATCCTTGGAATCCACCAAAGCTACTGCAATGGGCCCTACATCCAGAAGCGTTCCAAAGGGGGGGAAGTCAGCTGCTTCCAATGGTGTCTTGAAGCATGGAAACAAAGCTGTATCTTCG agaATCACTGCAACAAGGGCATCAAGGCCAGAATTGATAATGTCTGTTCAAGATATAGCTATCCAATCCCAGGCTTTGATTAATGTTAAAGACTCAAATAAG GACGACAGAGAAAGAATGGTAGTTCGGAGATTTAAGTTTGAAGAGCCACGGATAGAACAAATCCAAGATCTTGAG AATGATATGATGAGATACTTCAGAGAGGATTTGCATAGACGACTTTTAAGCACAGATTTTAAAAAGCAAGTTGATGGGCTTGAGATGCTGCAGAAG GCACTGCCTTCAACTGGAAAGGAAATTGTTGAAGTTTTGGATATACTACTGAAGTGGTTTGTTTTACAATTCTGTAAATCAAACACAACATGCTTGTTGAAG GTGCTGGAATTTCTTCCTGAACTTTTTGACACCTTGAGGGATGAGGGACACTCTTTGTCTGAATCAGAAGCAGCCATATTTTTTCCATGCTTGATAGAGAAG CTGGGCCATAACATCGAGAAAGTAAGAGAAAAGATGCGGGAGTTGACCAAACAAATTGTTCAGACATATTCAGCTGCAAAGAGTTTTCCGTATATTTTGGAGGGTTTGCGTTCTAAAAACAACCGTACTCGAATTGAGTGTGCTGATCTTGTTGGATACTTAATTGATCATCATGGTGCTGAG ATTAGTGGACAATTAAAATCCTTGCAAATTGTTGCAAGCTTGACTGCAGAGAGAGATGGTGAGACTAGAAAAGCTGCTTTAAATGCACTAGCCACTGGTTATAAGATTCTTG GCGAGGACATATGGAGATATGTTGGAAAACTAACTGATGCACAAAAAAGCATGTTAGATGATAGGTTTAAGTGGAAG GTGAGAGAGATGGAGAAAAGGAAAGAAGGGAAGCCTGGTGAAGCTAGAGCGGCATTGAGGCGTTCTGTTAGGGAAATTGG GTCTGAAATTGCAGAGCAGAGTGGAGAGGTCATTCGATCTGTCTCTGGCCCCATCCTTGCCAG GAAGAATTATGGACATCCTGAGCTCCATATGGATAGACAACTGATGCCTCGTGTCCTTGCTGGTGGCAGTGGTCCTACCGATTGGAATGAAGCTCTTGATATTATTTCCTTTGGTTCTCCTGAGCAG tcTGTCGAGGGAATGAAGGTTGTATGTCATGAGTTGGCACAGGCCACCAGTGATCCGGAAGGCAGTGCAATGGATGAACTTGTGAAGGATGCAGATAGACTTGTCTCATGCTTGGCAAATAAG GTAGCCAAGACTTTTGATTTCAGTTTGACTGGAGCATCATCTAGGTCGTGTAAATATGTCTTAAACACCCTCATGCAG ACCTTTCAAAACAAGAGACTTGCTTATGCTGTCAAGGAGAGTACTCTTGACAGTCTAATTACTGAGCTCCTGCTATGGCTTTTGGATGAAAGGGTTCCCCATATGGATGATGGCAGCCAGCTTCTGAAAGCTTTGAATGTCTTAATGCTAAAGATTCTA GATAATGCAGATCGAACATCCTCCTTTGTTGTACTCATTAATCTCTTACGTCCATTAGATCCCTCAAGATGGCCGTCACCTGCAACAAATGAGACCTTTGCTGTCAGAAATCAGAAGTTCTCTGATCTGGTTGTTAAATGTTTAATCAAGCTTACAAag GTTCTTCAAAGTACTATATACGAGGTTGATCTTGATCGCATCCTTCAAAGCATACATTTGTACCTGCAAGACTTGGGGATGGAAGAAATTAGAAGACG AGCTGGTGCTGATGACAAACCATTGCGCATGGTAAAAACTGTTCTACATGAACTTGTGAAACTACGTGGAGCCGCGATTAAAGGTCACCTTTCTATGGTTCCTATAGACATGAAACCTCAGCCGATTATCCTTGCCTACATTGATCTAAATCTTGAG ACTTTAGCTGCGGCAAGAATGTTAACATCTACTGGGCCAGGCGGCCAAACTCATTGGGGTGACTCTGCGGCCAACAATACATCATCTGCCACACATTCTGCTGACGCACAATTGAAG CAAGAACTTGCTGCCATATTCAAGAAAATTGGTGACAAGCAGACATGCACAATTGGTCTATATGAACTGTATCGTATAACTCAACTATACCCAAAA GTTGATATATTTTCTCAGCTCCAAAATGCTAGTGAGGCTTTTCGCACATATATCAGAGATGGTTTAGCTCAG ATGGAGAAGAATGCAGCTGCTGGAAGGACACCTTCAAGTTTGCCATTGTCAACCCCTCCTCCATCTTCCTTAAGTATTTCTTCCCCAGAATTTGCACCCCTGTCCCCTGTACATACTAATTCTTTAAACGATGCAAAATCATTGAATATGAAATCCGAACCCACTAACTTTAATCTACCGCCATCATTTACTGAAGACAATAGAGCAAGTAATGTTGTAACTTCTAGAGGCCTGACTACAGAGAACTCAATGGTTGACCAAAGAAATGAGAGATATATTAGTGGAG TAACTGGTGGGACTTTAGACGCAATTAGAGAGAGGATGAAGAACATGCAATTAGCAGCAGCTGCTGGGAACTTGGATACGGAAAGTAGGTCATTAATGTACATGAATGACAATATAAACCAAGGACTCTCCGTCCAGATTCATCGTGCAACAGAAAATGCGAATGTTGAAAATCCCATTCAAAGTGGGGTCCTCCCTATGGATGAGAAGGCATTATCTGGCCTTCAGGCCCGGATGGAGAGACTCAAAAGTGGGACCATTGAGCCAATGTAG